CGTCGAGGGCCTTCTCCATTCCCGGAGGCACGGTCTCGGCGAACGAGCCGCGCGTACTGATGCCCGCGAGCCAGCGCGCAAGCCGCGGGTGCTTGCTGCGCCAGTCGTGCGGATAACGAAAATCGATATATTCGAGCGCCAGCGCCAACCCGAGATCGGCGATACTAAAACGCTCGTCCACGAGATAGGCATCACCCCGATCGGCCTTGTCCGCCCAGGCGAGCGCGCGCGCGATCCTGTCCTCTTGGCGGATGATGAAGTCCCGTGATTTCTCGGCGGCCGGACGCCTGTCTTCCAGGAGACGGGCGACCGTGGCATCGACCACGCCGATGCCGAGTGTGTTCCACAACAAAGCATGCAGGCGCTCGGACGGTGCAGCGGGGATCAATCGCTCGGGCGTGAGGGTATCGATATACTCGATGAGCAACGCCGAGTCGAACAAGACCCGGCCATCGTCGGTCTCCAGGACCGGGACCTTGCCGAGCGGGTTCAACGCCACGATGCGGTTGCCGGCATCATGCGGACTCTCCTGGATCCATTCGAAACGGATGTTCTTTTCCCGCAGGGCGATGCGCACCTTGCGCACGTAAGGCGACGTAGCATGACCATAGAGCTTCACAAAGACCTCCCGAGATAGGCGGCGACCAGGCCCACGAAGACGCTGCCGCCGAACCAGTTGTTGTTGAGAAAGGCCCGAAAGCAGTCCATGGGCCGGCGGTCGCGCAACAGACTCTGCTCATAGAGCGCGAACCCCAGGGCAAGCCCCAGGCCGCCATCGTACACGAGCCCCAGGTGCGCCATAACTCCGACCCGATACAAAAGCCCCAAGGCGACCGCGTGATTCAAGGCCACCATGGCCCGGTCCCAGCGCCCGAACAGGATGGCGCTCGATTTGACGCCGATCTTCAGGTCGTCGTCGCGATCGGCCATGGCGTAGGCGGTATCATAGGCCACGGTCCACGCGATGTTGGCAGCAAAGAGCACCCACGCAAGACGTGGGATGTGCCCGGTCTGGGCGGCGAAGGCCATGGGGATACCCCAGCCGAAGGCAAGCCCCAGATAGACCTGCGGGAGGTGCGTGAAGCGCTTGAGGAAGGGATACGTGGCAGCGAGCGCCACCGCCACGACCGAGAGCTCGATCGTGTAGGTATTGAGCCAGAAGGCGAGCATGGCCGCCAGGAGACAGAGCCCAAAGAACAGGGTGAGCGCGGCCCTGGGGCTCACCTCGCCCGCGGCGATCGGCCGGTCTTGCGTGCGCCAGACGTGCGGGTCGAAGTCACGGTCCGCATAGTCGTTGATGACGCAGCCCGCCGAACGCATGAGGAGCACGCCCGCGACAAATACGGCGACCAGGACGGGCCTCGGATGTCCCTGGCCCGCGATCCACAGGGCCCAGAGCGTCGGCCACATCAAGAGCAGGCTGCCGATCGGCCGGTGCAGCCGCATGAGGCGCACATAGGCCCCCAATCGCGCCCGCCCGCTCGCTCGAACCGCCCCCTCGCCCTTTGCCGCCATCATCCGCCCCTACGCCCGCGCCATGACCGGGTCTTGAAAACGTCGCATTGTAGCGCACTGCGCCCCCGCGAGACTCCAGGCCGTCGCGAGCCTCGGGCCTGCGCCGAGGCAGCTCACGGCGGCGGCACGCTCCGCGAGACCCAGAGACGGACTCATCACCTCAACGCCCCTGCGGCGCACCAAATACGAACTGCTACACGTGGCGCGCGTCGAGCTTGCTCATGAAGCCGCATCCCTCCTTGGTGTGTCGGCGGGTTTCCTGCAGAACTGGCGAGCGCCTACCGCGCTTGGTAGGATTGGTCAATCCTGGCTAACGAGATTCAGCGTCGGCAAATGGTAACGGCAAGACGATGACTTACCCGGAAGACGAAATCCTGACGCTCGACGAAGTCGCCGCATACCTCAAAGCCGGAAAACGGACAGTCTATCGCTTGGCCCAGAAGGGAGAAATTCCAGCGTTCAAGCTCGGGGGCACGTGGCGCTTTCGCCGCTCCGAACTGAATCGCTGGATCGCCGAGAGCATAAATAGGCAAAAGTCGGAGGCGGTGTGAACGTGGGTCAAAACAGCGCTGCGAAGGAAAGGGTTTGGTTCATGGCAATAACAGAAAACCAAATCGACCGAGATCTCATTGCCGCACTGAAAGATCTCAAATACACCTACTGCCCCGATATCCATGATCGTGCCGTGCTGGAGGCGAGCTTTCGCGAAAAGCTCGAGGCCCTCAACCGCGTTCGCTTGATCGACAGCAAATTCCAGCACCTGCTTGACAGCGTCATTACGCCTGATGTGTACAACACCACCCAGACGCTGCGCGACATCAACAGCTTCGAGCGCGACGACGACACGCCGCTGAACTACGCCCTCGTCAATATCCGCGACTGGTGTAAGAACCACTTCGAGATGGTCAGTCAGTTGCGCATCAGCACCGACTCTGATCGCTTCAAGGCCAAGAAGAAGACGCGCGAACTTGCCGGCATTGGGGCGCGGCATGGCCTAGGGGCTTCCGCGCCGCAAACCTTTGTCGATGAAGTGCTGCGCCGCCGTATCTTCGGCGGCGAAGCCCTGAGCGATCCGATGGCCCCGCTGGCCCCCTTGGGCCTGGGCTGGAAGGCACGCATCGAGAAGGAACTGGCGCCGGTGGAAAACCTGACACCGCTGCTGCACAAACCGGCGCAGGGGTACGAGATTGCCGGGCTGTCGGCGTATGAGGAGGGACGATGACGGATGACCTGCAACCCCAGCAATCAGGGGCGCGCACTAACGTTTTCGTCGAAGGGGCACAATGGGTTCGCGCCGACTTTCATCTGCACACCCGCGCAGACCGCGAATTCAAATACGCAGGCGACGACAACTATTACAACAGCAACTACGTGGCAGCGCTAGAGAAAGCGCAAATCCGACTGGGGGTCATCACCAATCACAATAAGTTCGACTTTGAAGAGTTCAAAACACTACGCAAGACAGCCCAAAAGAAAGGCATTGCGCTGCTGCCGGGCGTTGAGCTGTCCGTCAACGATGGGGCCAATGGCATCCACACGCTGGTTGTGTTCTCCGGCGCGTGGATTGATGGGCACAACCACATCAGCCCATTCCTGACCAGCGCGTTCGAAGGTAAAGCACCGGCAGAGTATGAACAGGAGAACGGGCGCACCTCCTGGTCGCTCCTGGAGACGATCAAGAAGCTGGAAAACTATCACCGCGACTTTTTCCTCGTCTTCGCCCATGTGGAAGCACCCAGTGGGCTGTGGGCCGAGCTGAATGGCGGCCGCCTTTCCGAGCTGGGGCAAAACGAGTTTTTTCGGCGCAGGGCCCTGGGCTTCCAAAAGGTACGCACTCGCGATGGTATGGGCAAAGATAAGCCCAGCCGCGCCAAGGTTCAGGACTGGCTGCAAAACTGGTATCCCGCCGAGCTTGAAGGCAGCGACCCCAAGGGCATCGACGAAATCGGTTGCGGCAAGACCTGCTATTTAAAGCTGGGCGAATTGTCTTTCGAGGCTGTCAAGTTTGCCTTGAGCGATCCAGCTTCGCGCGTTGCGTCGGAGCCGCCCAAGCACCAGGCATCCCATATTCGCAGCATCCACTTCGATGGCGGCATCCTTGACGGGCAGACGCTGCATTTTTCCCCCGAACTCAATACGCTCATCGGCATCCGTGGCAGCGGCAAGTCATCCATCCTGGAGGCAGTGCGCTACGCCCTCGACATTCCACGGGGCGAGAAGGCACAAGATATCAGGTACAAAGATGAGTTGATCCGCCACACCCTGGGCAGCGGCGGCAAAGTGACGCTGACGGCCAGCGATGTGTACGGGCAAGAATTCACGATCTCCCGCATCTTCCGCGAAGCACCCAACGTCTACCTGGACGACAAGTTGCAGCCAGGCGTATCGATCCGGGAAACCGTACTGCGCCGCCCGATCTACTTCGGGCAAAAAGACCTCTCCAGCACCGGCGAAGGTTTCGAGACCGATCTGGTGGAAAAGCTGGTCGGCGAAAAGCTTCGTGTCCTGCGCGATGACATCGAGGACCAGCGCCTGCGCGTGCGCGAAGCCACCCAGCGCTGGCTGAAACTCAGCAACGCCGCCGAACTCAAGCGCGACTTCGAGATCCAACTCACCGATGCCAACTTCCGTCTGAAGAAGTTCGAGGAGTACGGTGTCGCCGACAAGCTGCAGAAGCGCCTGGGCTTCCAGCAGGACGCCGCTGCGCTAATGCGCATGAAAGAGCGGGCAGACAACTTCATCCTTGCCTTGGGCAGCCTGCTCGCCGGGCACGAGGACGAGTTGCGCAACGCGACGAGCTATGTGTCCCGGCAGAACTCGGAATTCTTCTCTGCGTACTACGCCGAGTTTTCCGATCTCATTGCAAAGGTCGATCAGCTCAAGCAGATCGAGCAAGAGGCGCGCGCCATTGTGGCTCGCCTCAAGACCAAACAGGGCGAGTTTGAAGGTGTAAGCAAGAGTCTCCAGGAAGAGTTCGCACAAGTCGAGCGGCAGCTGGCCCAGGAACTCAAGCAAACCGGCATGACCGCTATCCAACCGGACGACTTCCTGGTCCAGCAACAGCGCAAAACAAAAGCTGAGCAAATGTTGGAGGCGCTGACCAAGCAGGAGTCACAGCAGGCTAGTATCCGCGATGCGTTATTTGACGAGATCGGCAAGCTAAACGACCTTTGGCTGCGCGAGTTCAACACCGTCAAGGCGGAACTGGACCGCGTGAATGCCAGCCACACTGCTCTGCAGATCGAAGCTGACTTCAAAGGCGACAAGGGAGCCGCCATAAACTTCATGCAGCAGCTTTTCAAAGGCAGCAACATCCGCGAAGCCACGCTGCGAGCGGTCATGGAGGACTACGCCGATTTCGGCGGGCTGTTGCGTGCCCTGCCGGGACCTTTGGCCAAGGCAGGCAGTACTCCCGAGGTCTTTGAGAAGACCTTCATGCAGAACCTGGCCGAGTTCGTCACTTGGCAGGTGCCCAACCGGTTCATCATCCGCTATCGCGGCAAGGAGCTGAAGCACCATTCACTCGGGCAACGTGCTTCGGCACTACTGCTGTACGTGCTCAGCCAACGACAGAACGACGTGATCATCATCGACCAGCCAGAAGACGATCTGGACAACCAGACTATCTACGACGATGTGATCAAGCTGCTGCGTAACATGAAACCTCACACCCAATTCATCTTTGCCACCCACAACGCCAATTTCCCAGTGCTGGGTGACGCCGAGCAGGTGCACGCCTGCCAGTACCAGGACGAAAAGGTCGCCACGCAAAGCGGCAGCATCGACGCCCGCGTGGTGCACGAAGCCATCATCAGCATCATGGAAGGTGGCCGGGAAGCCTTCAACCGTCGTAAAGAGGTTTACAACCTATGGAAACCACAGAGCTGATCGACATCCTCAGTCGAGGCGAGGACAGCCGCCATCAGTTCAAGGCGGACGTCACCAATGCCGATGCCTTGGCGGGGGAGATCGTTGCTTTCAGCAACACCGCAGGCGGGCGCATCTTTATCGGCGTGAACGACGATGGCTCGGTGCGCGGTCTATCAGGTGCCGACGTGGCCCGCCTCAATCAGCTTGTCGCCAACGCGGCATCGCAGAACGTGCGCCCAGCTGTGAATCCGCTTACCGATAACGTGCCACACCCAGCGGGCACGGTTATCGTGGTCTCCATTCCTGAGGGCATCAGCAAGCCTTACATGGACAGAAACGGCGCTATCTGGGTGAAGTCGGGCCCAGACAAGCGTCGGGCCACCTCGCGCGAGGAACTGCAACGCCTGTTCCAGCAGGCAGGCTTGGTCCATGCCGACGAAACACCCGTGGCCGGCCTGGGCTCGGGCGATGTGGACCTACCCTACTTCGAAGCCTTCTTCGAGCAGCAATTCGGCGAGCCGCTCGCCCAGCATCAGCAGCCACTGCCCCAGTTGCTGACCAACATGAACCTCTTGAGCCAGGGGCATCTCAATGTCGCCGGAGCGCTGTTGTTCGCCAAGACACCGCACTACGCGCTGCCCGCCTTCATCATCAAGGCGGTGGCCTTCGTCGGCAACGAGATTGAGGGCGAGCGCTACATCGACAGCCGGGACATCACCGGCAAGCTCGCCGATGTGTTTCAGCAAACACTGGGCTTCATCAGCGCCAACACCCGCGCCCTGCAAGGGGATCAGGGCATCAACACCGTGGGCCGCCCCGAAGTGCCCCGCATCGTCTGGGAAGAGCTGGTCGCCAACGCGCTCATTCACCGTGATTACTTCATCAACGCCCCGGTGCGTGTGCTGGTGTTTGCGGATCGAGTCGAGATCGTAAGCCCCGGACACCTACCCAACAATCTGACGATCGAGAACGTCAAAACCGGCAACTCCAATATGCGTAATCCTGTCTTGGCTTCATTTGCCGCCAAGCTCCTCCCTTATCGCGGGCTGGGCAGCGGCCTGCTGCGTGCCTGGCCTGACATCGAGCTCATCGACGACCGCGCCGGCAATCTCTTCAAGGTCATCGTAGCGCGGCCCGATGTGCTACCAGCGGCAGCATCGGTTGCCATGAATGCGGAGCGCGCCGAATGAGCGGAAACGACAAGCGCCCATTGGTGCCACGGTTGCGGTTTCCGGAGTTTCGGGAGGCTGGGGTATGGATTACGAAGAAACTGAAAGGCGCTTGCGGCGCGAATCCGCGAACCCTGAACTTCCGGAGAGGTTTGCATACATCGATTTGGAGTCCGTCGAGGCTGGGAAGCTAAAGGCACGCAAGATTTTTATTCCAGAACGCCGTCCGAACGATAACACGATGGCGACAGCGGCAGCCTTCAGCAGGGTGTTTGACCGATGGCGTAGAAAGTATTACTCTCAAAAGTAATACGCCGAACACACCCCCTATAAGGAGATCATCATGCGAATTACTAGCAAAGGCCAAGTCACCATCCCCGTCGACATCCGACTCAAAGCCGGCCTTCTGCCCAACACCGAAGTGGAGTTCGTTGTGCGCGGTCATACCGTCATCGTAAGGAAGGCCGAGAAGGCTCCGCGTCGCGGGCGCGAGCTTCTTGCGATCATGCGCGGCAAGGCCACCGCACGTCTTAGCACCGACGAAATCATGGCCTTGACCCGTGGCGCCTGAGGACGAATCCACTCATGGACGCCGTCCTGGTCGATAGCAACGTCATTCTGGATGTTGTGACCGAGGACCCCCAATGGTACGAATGGTCAGCCGCCCAGTTGGAGCGCCTGGCCGAACGGCACATACTTGCCATCAATCCCATCATCTACAGCGAAGTGTCTATCGGTTTTGACCGGATCGAGGATCTTGATCAAGCTGTGCCGGACGGGTTTTTCCGTCGCGACCCCCTGCCCTGGGAGGCGGGATTCCTTGCCGGAAAATGTTTTCTCCGATATCGCCACTCTGGAGGTCAACGCCGCTCGCCGCTTCCGGATTTTTACATCGGCGCGCATGCGGCGATCCATGAGATGGTGCTGTTGACCCGTGACGCCCAGCGGTACAAGACCTATTTCCCGAAGCTCGCGTTGATTGCCCCTTGAGTATCGCCGATCTTTACGCCCAGGGCGTTTGCGCGAATCGCGATCCCCAAAGAGGGCCCGAGGCCCTACAGAGCGCTTTTGCGAATACCCGTGCCACGACCCTTGCTGGACGGCAACCCGGACAGTCGCCACGGTCCTGACCGCTGAGCACGACCGCTGTATCTGAGGGCCCCAGAGAGACTGGTCTCATCGACCGGCCATGCCCACACAGGGACAGTCATCTATTGACCGGCCCGGCCTCAGGCGACAAGGGTTAAGCTTACAGCTGGGTCAACCCCCATCGGCTCAGGACCACAATTGAGGAGGCGGGTCATGACGAGGTTGATGGTCCCGCCTCGGCTCCACCCACCCTCCATGCGCCCGGGGGTCAAAGAACCGACCGGGCGCCCCGGATTGCGGGCACAGCCCTCGCAAGGCCCCGCCTCAAACCTTTGGGATGACGCTCGCCTATGGCTGGATGGCCTATGCCGACCCGAGTTCATGGCGCTCGCGCAGCCAGCGTTGGCGCAGGCCCAAGAGCAGGGTGGGATCGCCCTGGACCAATGTGGCGGCGGTCTTCGCCACGAGAGGCAAAAGCGCCTCGTCGCGGATGAGGTCGGCCACGCGAAAGCCCGGGAGGCCGGTCTGGCGGGCCCCGAAGACCTCACCCGCGCCGCGCAGCTCCAGGTCCCGCCGGGCGATGACAAAGCCGTCGTCGGTCTCGCGCAGGCAGGCGATACGCGCGCGTGCCATGTCGCCCAACGGCGGCTTGTAGAGCAGCACGCAGTGGCCGGGCAGGCCGCCACGCCCGATACGCCCGCGCAGCTGATGGAGTTGGGCAAGCCCCAGGCGCTCGGCATTCTCGATGACGAGCAGGCTCGCGGTCGGGACATCGACACCCACCTCGATCACGGTGGTGGCCACCAGCACCTGCACCGGGCCGCGCGCGAAATCCTCCATGGCGCGGTCCTTGTCGGCGGCCTTCATGCGTCCGTGGATGAGGCCCACATTGATCCCGGGCAGTGCGCGCGCAAGCTCGGCATGAAGGGCCGCGGCGGCCTTCAGGTCCTGCTCGCCCTCCTCGATCAGCGGGCATACCCAATAGGCCTTGGCACCGCCAAGGCACGCGGCGCGCACGCGCGCCACCACGTCGTCGCGGCGGGTCTCGGCCAGCGCCACGGTGGTGACCGGGGCCCGCCCCGGCGGGCGCTCATCGAGCACCGACAGATCGAGATCCGCGTAGATGCTTTGCGCGAGCGTGCGCGGGATGGGGGTGGCGCTCATGGCGAGCAGATGCGCGCGACGCGTGCCCGCCCGCCCCTTGGCGGTCAAGGCCTGGCGTTCGTGGACACCGAAGCGGTGCTGTTCATCGATGATCACAAGGCCCAGCCGCTCGAAGTCCACCCCCTCCTGAAACATCGCCTGGGTGCCGATGACAAGCCGCGTCTCGCGATCGCGCGCCCGGGCGCGGCGGGTCTCGGCGCTGGTGCCTAGCCGCATGAGGCCGAACGGCTCGATCCCCAAGGGCCGCAACCAGGCCCCGAAGGTCTCCATGTGCTGGCGCGCGAGGAGCTCCGTCGGGGCCATGATCGCGACCTGGAAACCGGCCTCGATGACGATAAGCGCGGCGCCCGCCGCCACCAGGGTCTTACCAGAACCGACGTCACCTTGCAGGATGCGACGCATGGGGCGGCCGCTTTCAAGATCGCGGCGGATCTCGCCAATCACGGTGGTC
The DNA window shown above is from Acidiferrobacter sp. SPIII_3 and carries:
- a CDS encoding glutathione S-transferase N-terminal domain-containing protein yields the protein MKLYGHATSPYVRKVRIALREKNIRFEWIQESPHDAGNRIVALNPLGKVPVLETDDGRVLFDSALLIEYIDTLTPERLIPAAPSERLHALLWNTLGIGVVDATVARLLEDRRPAAEKSRDFIIRQEDRIARALAWADKADRGDAYLVDERFSIADLGLALALEYIDFRYPHDWRSKHPRLARWLAGISTRGSFAETVPPGMEKALDAPH
- the ubiA gene encoding 4-hydroxybenzoate octaprenyltransferase gives rise to the protein MAAKGEGAVRASGRARLGAYVRLMRLHRPIGSLLLMWPTLWALWIAGQGHPRPVLVAVFVAGVLLMRSAGCVINDYADRDFDPHVWRTQDRPIAAGEVSPRAALTLFFGLCLLAAMLAFWLNTYTIELSVVAVALAATYPFLKRFTHLPQVYLGLAFGWGIPMAFAAQTGHIPRLAWVLFAANIAWTVAYDTAYAMADRDDDLKIGVKSSAILFGRWDRAMVALNHAVALGLLYRVGVMAHLGLVYDGGLGLALGFALYEQSLLRDRRPMDCFRAFLNNNWFGGSVFVGLVAAYLGRSL
- a CDS encoding helix-turn-helix domain-containing protein; this translates as MTYPEDEILTLDEVAAYLKAGKRTVYRLAQKGEIPAFKLGGTWRFRRSELNRWIAESINRQKSEAV
- a CDS encoding TrlF family AAA-like ATPase, encoding MTDDLQPQQSGARTNVFVEGAQWVRADFHLHTRADREFKYAGDDNYYNSNYVAALEKAQIRLGVITNHNKFDFEEFKTLRKTAQKKGIALLPGVELSVNDGANGIHTLVVFSGAWIDGHNHISPFLTSAFEGKAPAEYEQENGRTSWSLLETIKKLENYHRDFFLVFAHVEAPSGLWAELNGGRLSELGQNEFFRRRALGFQKVRTRDGMGKDKPSRAKVQDWLQNWYPAELEGSDPKGIDEIGCGKTCYLKLGELSFEAVKFALSDPASRVASEPPKHQASHIRSIHFDGGILDGQTLHFSPELNTLIGIRGSGKSSILEAVRYALDIPRGEKAQDIRYKDELIRHTLGSGGKVTLTASDVYGQEFTISRIFREAPNVYLDDKLQPGVSIRETVLRRPIYFGQKDLSSTGEGFETDLVEKLVGEKLRVLRDDIEDQRLRVREATQRWLKLSNAAELKRDFEIQLTDANFRLKKFEEYGVADKLQKRLGFQQDAAALMRMKERADNFILALGSLLAGHEDELRNATSYVSRQNSEFFSAYYAEFSDLIAKVDQLKQIEQEARAIVARLKTKQGEFEGVSKSLQEEFAQVERQLAQELKQTGMTAIQPDDFLVQQQRKTKAEQMLEALTKQESQQASIRDALFDEIGKLNDLWLREFNTVKAELDRVNASHTALQIEADFKGDKGAAINFMQQLFKGSNIREATLRAVMEDYADFGGLLRALPGPLAKAGSTPEVFEKTFMQNLAEFVTWQVPNRFIIRYRGKELKHHSLGQRASALLLYVLSQRQNDVIIIDQPEDDLDNQTIYDDVIKLLRNMKPHTQFIFATHNANFPVLGDAEQVHACQYQDEKVATQSGSIDARVVHEAIISIMEGGREAFNRRKEVYNLWKPQS
- a CDS encoding RNA-binding domain-containing protein, whose product is METTELIDILSRGEDSRHQFKADVTNADALAGEIVAFSNTAGGRIFIGVNDDGSVRGLSGADVARLNQLVANAASQNVRPAVNPLTDNVPHPAGTVIVVSIPEGISKPYMDRNGAIWVKSGPDKRRATSREELQRLFQQAGLVHADETPVAGLGSGDVDLPYFEAFFEQQFGEPLAQHQQPLPQLLTNMNLLSQGHLNVAGALLFAKTPHYALPAFIIKAVAFVGNEIEGERYIDSRDITGKLADVFQQTLGFISANTRALQGDQGINTVGRPEVPRIVWEELVANALIHRDYFINAPVRVLVFADRVEIVSPGHLPNNLTIENVKTGNSNMRNPVLASFAAKLLPYRGLGSGLLRAWPDIELIDDRAGNLFKVIVARPDVLPAAASVAMNAERAE
- a CDS encoding AbrB/MazE/SpoVT family DNA-binding domain-containing protein; this encodes MRITSKGQVTIPVDIRLKAGLLPNTEVEFVVRGHTVIVRKAEKAPRRGRELLAIMRGKATARLSTDEIMALTRGA
- a CDS encoding type II toxin-antitoxin system VapC family toxin, producing MDAVLVDSNVILDVVTEDPQWYEWSAAQLERLAERHILAINPIIYSEVSIGFDRIEDLDQAVPDGFFRRDPLPWEAGFLAGKCFLRYRHSGGQRRSPLPDFYIGAHAAIHEMVLLTRDAQRYKTYFPKLALIAP
- the recG gene encoding ATP-dependent DNA helicase RecG; amino-acid sequence: MAERLARLEIRTVGDLLFHLPMRYEDRTRVLPIRRVAIGQSALIEGEIVAQAIVGRARPALVCDLADDSGRMAMRFFHFSPPQRRKLGVGTRVSVYGELRLGPQGPEMVHPEYRCFGEGTLREAVLTPVYPATEGLGTKALRRAVRAALALALPTLTEYLPKAQCPPGPALGEALRLLHGPPAGCDLGPARAMLAFEELVTHHAHLLTLRHTKGRATGPKCRVPGQLLARFLEALPFAPTSAQTTVIGEIRRDLESGRPMRRILQGDVGSGKTLVAAGAALIVIEAGFQVAIMAPTELLARQHMETFGAWLRPLGIEPFGLMRLGTSAETRRARARDRETRLVIGTQAMFQEGVDFERLGLVIIDEQHRFGVHERQALTAKGRAGTRRAHLLAMSATPIPRTLAQSIYADLDLSVLDERPPGRAPVTTVALAETRRDDVVARVRAACLGGAKAYWVCPLIEEGEQDLKAAAALHAELARALPGINVGLIHGRMKAADKDRAMEDFARGPVQVLVATTVIEVGVDVPTASLLVIENAERLGLAQLHQLRGRIGRGGLPGHCVLLYKPPLGDMARARIACLRETDDGFVIARRDLELRGAGEVFGARQTGLPGFRVADLIRDEALLPLVAKTAATLVQGDPTLLLGLRQRWLRERHELGSA